One region of Danio rerio strain Tuebingen ecotype United States chromosome 5, GRCz12tu, whole genome shotgun sequence genomic DNA includes:
- the golga3 gene encoding golgin subfamily A member 3 — MENGNNGMVSIEAKPPQHPDAQHCKNPNSNTVESLKPERSLVTEKIPNGHVKAELLPNGEAMVEGQDVGGGSTPPSATPSPGSRLSDSSPSTELDPGVVSFPDSLERSEGSVHTGDALQSLRLSIPMQETELSSTDPCVEMENEEKIRQEARRRLEEQLKQYRAQRHTERTRRSTPKSRPFSTLDPELMLHPEGLPRANTVAMTKEYSFLRTSVPRGPKLGSLGIPSSREKKSKSSRSSKIHSLADYKTPESEGSGGAVSASADSSFTSLHSTISSVSTVSEISISSEANNHSESSQLIRDNISEVDGSESGFRADGNDSDSSSYSSVSTTGTYNMLSAIVNRPKAPYTVEGREIAAEAMGHFPSLQEVLQAATEERHMEELEQDREGSVEPRSRRDSFSSSVSYGSSVMGTHDEMLQVLKEKMRLEGQLESLSSEASQALKEKTELQAQLATVNAQLKAQVEQTQAGQERQSTLKTEVTTLRSNCSALEKAMVDLQTNLEGKNASLASLGNDLEVAEEQYQRLMVKVEEMQQSLNAKDNTVSELRQQMGGLQTQLQRVQSERNALQSRLKTSQAEVDSLQQLRLWYQQQLNLAQEARVRLQGEMANMQAGQMTQFGVLENLKIENVTLSHKLTETNHRSIKEKERIAVQLQSIEADMLTQEAAIHQIQEAKTMVEEDLQHKLEEFEEEREHLLKLANTATTLERELEQVKLVLFQKDSQLESLQREHLELMKQLTTTQETLQTKEQALNQLEARYQELQVQLEELQTDASAKEETLQYLQNEKIVLEVALQAARADKSELDEGAEKLGEEVLVASDTLDQLRQEVQVKATQIEALQHENGTLKKQAQKLKEQFMQQKVMVEAYRRDASSKEQLISELKASKKRLVAEVKDLKQELLKTEGEKKSAVQEQARLQKEVERVQQQMNGLEAHLQSVQTERDQLDSQLQSLQFDQNQLAAVTEENENLRKRVEQMQNEARTAISEQKVKMKRLGTDLTSAQKEMKAKHKAYENAVGILSRRLQEALAAKETAEAELDKLKAQVADGGNSQELQAKVKSLQGELQAVSQSKAMLEKELQEVITLTSTELEEYQEKVLELEDEQLQESRNFKKRIRRLEDANKKLALELEHEKGKLSGLGKSHSALREHANILEAALAKREADLVQLNLQVQAVLKRKEEEDQQMRQLVQTLQTALEKEKIKVKDLTEQVAEAKLEAAHNRRHYRAAVLELSEIKKDLQAKEELVKALEKEATTLAAQDEKHSEEVSRFREELADAHTQLQILQKQLDDELNKQPVTNQEVEDLKWEVEQKQREMEAQKQQLEMVEQCHQREMQSQQDMLQTIKVELEMVQEELNGTRKDKFMLQAKVGELRNSMKTVLQQNNQLKQDLKNSRLRKQRMDLKGESTPVTPVKIPDCPVPASLLDELLKPSTSVNKEPLNNLHNCLKQLKQEMDSLQKQMEEHTVTVTSLASPEDELQKLGLHDSSESSNKEDKEEMLPS, encoded by the exons GTCACGTCAAAGCAGAGCTGTTGCCAAACGGAGAGGCCATGGTGGAGGGTCAGGACGTTGGTGGAGGCAGCACCCCACCTTCGGCAACTCCATCCCCAGGCAGCCGCCTTTCCGACTCTTCTCCGAGCACAGAGCTGGATCCAGGTGTGGTCTCTTTCCCTGACAGCCTAGAGAGGTCTGAGGGCTCTGTTCACACGGGTGACGCGTTGCAATCGCTCAGACTAAGTATTCCTATGCAGGAGACTGAATTGT CATCAACTGACCCATGTGTGGAGAtggaaaatgaagaaaaaatccGTCAGGAAGCTCGCAGACGACTAGAGGAACAGCTCAAACAATACAGAGCACAGCGGCACACAGAGCGA ACCCGACGGTCCACTCCTAAAAGCCGGCCATTTAGCACTTTGGACCCAGAGCTTATGCTCCACCCTGAAGGTCTCCCACGGGCCAATACTGTCGCCATGACTAAAGAATACTCTTTCTTGCGCACCAGCGTTCCTCGTGGTCCCAAACTTGGAAGCCTGGGAATCCCTTCCAGCAGGGAGAAAAAATCCAAATCATCTCGCTCCAGCAAGATCCACTCTCTCGCTGACTACAAAACTCCTGAATCTGAAGGTTCTGGTGGAGCAGTTTCTGCATCTGCTGACTCGTCGTTTACCTCCCTGCATTCCACCATCAGCTCCGTCTCCACCGTTTCTGAAATCAGCATCAGCTCAGAAGCCAACAACCATTCAGAATCATCTCAGCTGATCAGAGACAACATCTCTGAGGTGGATGGCAGCGAATCAGGCTTCAGAGCTGACGGCAATGACAGCGATAGCTCATCCTATAGTAGCGTGTCTACTACAGGAACGTATAATATGTTATCTGCAATAGTGAACAGGCCAAAGGCTCCATATACTGTTGAAGGGAGAGAGATTGCTGCTGAAGCCATGGGCCACTTTCCGTCACTTCAGGAAGTCCTGCAGGCTGCGACTGAAGAAAGGCACATGGAGGAGCTCGAGCAGGACAGAGAGGGCAGCGTGGAGCCTCGCAGTCGCAGGGACAGCTTCTCCAGCAG TGTGTCGTATGGGAGTTCTGTGATGGGGACTCATGATGAAATGCTGCAAGTGCTGAAAGAGAAAATGAGGTTAGAAGGACAACTGGAGTCTCTCTCCTCCGAGGCCAGTCAG GCTTTAAAAGAAAAGACGGAGCTCCAGGCTCAGCTGGCCACAGTAAATGCTCAGTTGAAGGCCCAGGTGGAGCAGACCCAGGCCGGTCAGGAGAGGCAGAGCACCCTCAAAACAGAGGTGACGACACTACGCTCCAACTGCTCTGCACTGGAGAAGGCCATGGTGGACCTCCAGACCAATCTGGAAGGGAAGAACGCCAGCTTGGCCTCGTTGGGCAATGATTTGGAGGTAGCTGAAGAGCAGTACCAGAGGCTGATGGTCAAAGTGGAGGAGATGCAGCAAAGCCTGAATGCCAAGGACAACACAG TGTCGGAGTTGCGACAACAGATGGGAGGCCTGCAGACTCAGCTACAGCGGGTCCAGAGTGAGAGGAACGCTCTCCAGAGCAGACTGAAGACCTCGCAGGCAGAAGTGGACTCGTTGCAGCAGCTTCGCCTCTGGTACCAGCAGCAGCTCAATCTGGCACAGGAGGCACGAGTGCGACTGCAGGGAGAGATGGCAAACATGCAG GCAGGTCAAATGACTCAGTTTGGTGTGTTGGAAAATCTGAAGATTGAGAACGTCACACTGTCTCACAAACTCACGGAGACGAATCATCGCTCTATAAAAGAAAAGGAACGGATTGCTGTACAGCTACAGAGCATAGAG GCGGACATGTTGACTCAAGAAGCGGCCATACATCAAATTCAGGAGGCCAAAACGATGGTGGAAGAAGATCTTCAGCATAAGCTGGAGGAGTTTGAGGAGGAGCGAGAGCATCTTCTCAAACTAGCCAACACAGCCACAACACTGGAAAGAGAGCTGGAGCAG GTCAAACTGGTTCTCTTCCAAAAAGATTCCCAGCTGGAGTCTTTACAGCGCGAGCACCTAGAACTGATGAAGCAGCTCACCACCACTCAGGAGACCCTCCAAACCAAAGAACAGGCCCTTAATCAGCTGGAGGCCCGCTATCAGGAGCTCCAGGTCCAGCTGGAGGAGCTACAGACAGACGCCTCTGCTAAAGAGGAAACCCTGCAGTATCTGCAAAATGAAAAAATAGTCCTGGAAGTGGCTCTACAGGCCGCACGGGCTGATAAGAGCGAGCTTGATGAGGGAGCGGAAAAGCTTGGCGAGGAAGTGCTGGTGGCATCGGACACTCTTGACCAGCTTAGACAGGAAGTACAGGTTAAAGCGACACAG ATTGAAGCTCTACAACATGAGAATGGCACCCTTAAAAAGCAAGCACAGAAACTGAAAGAGCAGTTCATGCAGCAAAAG GTGATGGTTGAAGCTTACAGGAGGGATGCCAGCTCCAAAGAGCAGCTGATCTCTGAGCTGAAGGCTTCTAAAAAGCGTCTGGTGGCAGAAGTGAAGGACCTGAAACAGGAGCTGTTGAAAACGGAGGGGGAAAAGAAAAGTGCCGTGCAGGAACAAGCTCGCCTGCAGAAGGAGGTGGAGAGAGTCCAGCAGCAGATGAACGGTCTGGAAGCACATTTACAATCTGTACAGACAGAAAGAGATCAACTTGACTCTCaactgcag TCCCTTCAGTTTGACCAGAACCAGCTGGCGGCAGTGACCGAAGAAAATGAAAATCTGAGGAAGAGGGTTGAACAAATGCAAAATGAAGCCAGAAC GGCTATCTCAGAGCAGAAGGTGAAGATGAAGCGTTTGGGCACAGATTTGACCAGCGCGCAGAAAGAGATGAAGGCCAAGCACAAGGCCTATGAGAATGCAGTTGGCATTTTGAGTCGCAGGCTACAGGAAGCCCTCGCCGCCAAAGAGACAGCAGAGGCTGAACTTGACAAACTTAAAGCTCAGGTTGCAGATGGGGGAAATAGCCAGGAACTTCAG GCCAAGGTGAAGAGCCTGCAGGGAGAGCTTCAGGCAGTGAGCCAGAGTAAAGCCATGCTGGAGAAGGAGCTCCAGGAGGTCATCACCCTCACCAGCACTGAGCTGGAGGAGTACCAGGAGAAAGTGCTGGAACTGGAGGATGAG CAGCTTCAAGAATcaagaaattttaaaaagagaatcCGTCGATTGGAGGATGCTAATAAGAAGCTTGCCCTCGAACTGGAGCATGAGAAAGGGAAACTTTCCGGCCTTGGGAAATCCCACAGTGCATTGCGGGAACATGCCAATATTCTAGAGGCTGCATTGGCAAAAAGAGAAGCAGATCTTGTCCAGCTCAACTTGCAG GTACAAGCAGTGTTGAAGCGTAAAGAAGAGGAAGACCAGCAGATGAGACAGTTGGTGCAGACGCTGCAGACCGCTTTGGAGAAGGAGAAGATAAAAGTCAAGGATCTGACAGAGCAG GTGGCTGAGGCCAAGCTGGAGGCAGCCCACAACCGCAGGCACTACAGAGCAGCCGTGCTGGAGCTCAGCGAGATCAAGAAAGATCTGCAGGCCAAAGAAGAGCTTGTCAAAGCCTTAGAGAAAGAAGCTACGACACTAGC AGCTCAAGATGAGAAGCACTCAGAAGAGGTTTCTCGTTTCCGGGAGGAATTAGCTGACGCTCACACTCAACTTCAGATCCTTCAAAAACAGCTTGATGATGAGCTCAATAAACAGCCCGTCACTAACCAAGAG GTGGAGGATCTGAAGTGGGAGGTGGAGCAGAAGCAGAGGGAGATGGAGGCTCAGAAACAGCAGTTAGAGATGGTAGAGCAGTGTCACCAGAGAGAGATGCAAAGCCAGCAGGACATGCTACAG ACGATAAAGGTGGAGCTGGAGATGGTGCAAGAGGAGCTCAACGGCACACGCAAAGATAAATTCATGCTGCAGGCTAAAGTGGGAGAGCTGAGGAACAGCATGAAGACCGTTCTTCAGCAGAACAACCAGCTCAAACAGGACCTCAAAAACAGCCGACTTCGAAAG CAGCGGATGGATCTGAAGGGGGAATCAACCCCAGTTACGCCAGTAAAAATCCCCGACTGCCCTGTTCCTGCTTCTCTTCTGGATGAACTGTTGAAGCCTTCGACGTCCGTCAATAAAGAACCTCTCAATAACCTTCACAACTGTCTGAAACAGC